The Deltaproteobacteria bacterium nucleotide sequence ATCGTATCGCCATGATATTCGCTTTCGGCACCATTAGCTTCCTCCACATTGTAATTGGGGAGTTGGCACCAAAATCCCTCGCGCTCTTGAGAGCTGAGTCAGTCGCCGTCTTCGCCGCATACCCAATGCGTGTTTTTCACGCTCTCTTCTTTCCGTTTATTTATGTACTTAATGGTGTGTCCACATGGGTTCTAAAATGCATGGGTCTTATCCCCGAGGGTACCGAAGGAGATCTGCACTCCGAGGAAGAACTCAAGATTATTTTAGCCCAGGCACGTAGCGCGGGTCTGCTTGCCGGACCAAGGGCTGAGCTTCTTCAAAAGGCTATTGAATTATCAACCAAAACAGCCAGGCACATGATGGTGCCTCGAAACGAAGTCATCATCCTCGATATCAACGCGAAGTTTAGCGACAACCTTGAGCGGGTTCAGGGCAGCGAGCACTCGCGCTTTCCATTGTGCGACCGTGAACTGGACCAAGCACTTGGCGTGGTTCATATCCGCGACCTCCTCAATATGGCCAATTCGAATCCAAATGGCTCCATTCAGGACA carries:
- a CDS encoding HlyC/CorC family transporter, producing the protein MDILSLLLAFCLVLLNGFFVATEFAIVKVRPSRIEELIRSKRSGAPGVRHMVTHLDAYLSATQLGITFASLGLGWLGEPAFARLVEWPLMMMGVDDPVWVHRIAMIFAFGTISFLHIVIGELAPKSLALLRAESVAVFAAYPMRVFHALFFPFIYVLNGVSTWVLKCMGLIPEGTEGDLHSEEELKIILAQARSAGLLAGPRAELLQKAIELSTKTARHMMVPRNEVIILDINAKFSDNLERVQGSEHSRFPLCDRELDQALGVVHIRDLLNMANSNPNGSIQD